In a genomic window of Bradyrhizobium sp. LLZ17:
- a CDS encoding putative bifunctional diguanylate cyclase/phosphodiesterase, whose product MQFESQSVEPEKEQVSPTTSAALTDSLFEAPGTVLTGIVFSALSASLTALKTGQTLIWGFVPLLILAGAIRAFDLHRYQIRRSVLTVEQAARWQNRYQMGALIQATVIGLWCSTTLLSNDDATAHMIALSVTTGIVAGGAGRAYGRQSIFRLQATLIFGPAVIALALRGTPYYVAMSVVCAAFLLSVMKLSANLHRIFLRAVIAREREAALAGQFDTALNNMPHGLCMFRVDGQLAVMNHRFAAMMSLPDNLARGSTSARDIVAACVEAGSISAASGEAIIADIETSQANEIITSDPDTERNRSLSWTVQPMADGGAVVLLEDVTERRNAEARISHLARYDDLTALPNRVSFRDEIERLLAVARHSERLSALLFVDLDQFKQVNDTLGHPCGDQLLCAVANRLREMLRPEDYVARFGGDEFVVFQQNIASPEDAASLARRIVERLSERYRIDNHLVEIGASIGIALTSPEGDVRADTLLKNADMALYRAKADGRGTFCFFRDEMAATVEARRTLELDLRKALANEEFELFYQPLVNLKSGKITTCEALLRWNHPVRGTVSPIDIIPVAEDMGLIVDLGRWILRRACMECMKWPEGVSVAVNFSPHQFHQRDVLSEIRYALEVSGLPAHRLEIEITESSLLRNTQLTHDILSQLRALGVHISLDDFGTGYSSLSYLHNFPMQKVKIDRSFLEGIDTDRPLTLLRGVARLSADLGMSVVVEGIETNEQLELISADGTVTEGQGYLFSRPVPAVRIRQLLNASHGHRTGKDQMVAASRSIA is encoded by the coding sequence ATGCAGTTCGAAAGCCAGAGCGTAGAGCCGGAGAAGGAGCAGGTTTCGCCGACGACCTCGGCGGCGCTGACCGATTCCTTGTTCGAGGCGCCCGGCACGGTGCTGACCGGCATCGTCTTCTCGGCGTTGTCGGCATCCTTGACCGCGTTGAAGACGGGACAGACGCTGATCTGGGGATTTGTTCCGCTTCTCATTCTTGCGGGGGCTATACGCGCCTTCGATTTGCACCGGTACCAGATTCGAAGATCAGTCCTGACTGTCGAACAGGCTGCGCGCTGGCAGAACCGCTACCAGATGGGAGCGCTCATTCAGGCCACCGTGATCGGCCTATGGTGTTCCACAACGCTGTTGAGCAATGACGACGCCACCGCCCACATGATCGCTCTCTCGGTCACCACCGGGATCGTCGCGGGAGGAGCGGGGAGGGCCTACGGAAGGCAATCGATATTCCGTTTGCAAGCCACCCTGATATTCGGCCCGGCGGTGATCGCGCTGGCTTTGCGTGGCACGCCCTACTACGTGGCCATGTCCGTCGTGTGTGCCGCGTTTCTTTTGTCCGTCATGAAGCTCTCCGCCAATCTGCACAGGATATTCTTGCGAGCCGTTATCGCGCGAGAGCGCGAGGCGGCGCTCGCCGGTCAGTTCGACACTGCCCTCAACAACATGCCGCATGGGCTGTGCATGTTTCGCGTCGACGGTCAGCTCGCGGTGATGAACCACCGCTTTGCCGCGATGATGAGCCTGCCTGACAATCTCGCACGGGGCAGCACCAGCGCGCGCGACATCGTCGCCGCGTGCGTCGAAGCGGGATCGATTTCAGCCGCTAGCGGTGAGGCGATTATTGCGGACATCGAAACCTCGCAGGCAAACGAGATCATTACATCCGATCCCGATACGGAGAGGAACCGTTCGCTGTCATGGACCGTGCAGCCCATGGCCGACGGCGGTGCGGTTGTGCTGCTTGAGGATGTCACCGAAAGGCGCAATGCCGAGGCCAGGATCAGCCACCTTGCGCGCTATGACGATCTCACTGCACTGCCTAACCGCGTCAGTTTTCGCGACGAAATCGAGCGGTTGCTCGCGGTTGCGCGGCATTCGGAACGTCTGTCGGCCCTGCTCTTCGTCGACCTCGACCAGTTCAAGCAGGTCAACGACACGTTGGGACATCCCTGCGGCGACCAGCTCCTGTGCGCCGTCGCCAATCGTCTGCGCGAGATGCTGCGGCCGGAGGATTACGTCGCCCGCTTCGGCGGCGACGAGTTCGTCGTGTTCCAGCAGAACATCGCTTCGCCGGAGGACGCCGCGAGTCTTGCCCGCCGCATCGTCGAACGCCTGAGCGAGCGCTACCGCATCGATAATCATCTGGTCGAGATCGGGGCCAGCATCGGTATCGCGCTGACCTCGCCGGAAGGCGACGTCAGGGCCGATACGCTGCTCAAGAATGCCGACATGGCGCTGTATCGCGCCAAGGCCGACGGCCGCGGTACCTTCTGCTTCTTCCGCGACGAGATGGCGGCGACCGTCGAGGCACGCCGCACCCTGGAGCTCGACCTGCGCAAGGCGCTCGCCAACGAGGAATTCGAGCTGTTCTATCAACCGCTGGTCAATTTGAAGTCCGGCAAGATCACCACCTGCGAGGCGCTGTTGCGCTGGAACCATCCAGTGCGCGGCACGGTCTCGCCGATCGACATCATCCCGGTCGCCGAGGACATGGGCCTGATCGTCGATCTCGGCCGCTGGATCCTCCGCCGGGCCTGCATGGAATGCATGAAGTGGCCGGAGGGCGTCAGCGTCGCCGTCAATTTTTCGCCGCACCAGTTCCACCAGCGCGACGTGCTGAGCGAAATCCGCTATGCGCTCGAAGTCTCGGGCCTGCCGGCGCACCGCCTCGAGATCGAGATCACCGAGTCCTCGCTGTTGCGCAACACCCAGCTCACCCATGACATCCTGTCGCAATTGCGTGCGCTCGGCGTTCACATCTCGCTGGATGATTTCGGCACCGGCTATTCCAGCCTCAGCTATCTGCACAATTTCCCGATGCAGAAGGTCAAGATTGACCGCTCCTTCCTTGAAGGGATCGACACGGACCGTCCGTTGACTCTGCTGCGCGGCGTGGCGCGGCTGTCCGCCGACCTCGGGATGTCGGTTGTGGTCGAGGGCATCGAGACCAACGAGCAACTCGAACTGATCAGTGCCGACGGGACGGTTACCGAGGGCCAGGGTTATCTGTTCAGTCGGCCTGTTCCGGCCGTACGGATTCGTCAGTTGCTCAATGCCTCGCACGGCCATCGCACGGGCAAGGATCAGATGGTCGCCGCATCGCGATCGATCGCTTGA
- the pal gene encoding peptidoglycan-associated lipoprotein Pal: MKYPMRILQGLKLAAVLAIALSMGACANKNLGADAMASAATPGSQQDFVVNVGDRVFFESDQTDLTPQAIVTLEKQAQWLQTYPRYSFTIEGHADERGTREYNIALGARRAQSVRSFLASRGIDANRMRTISYGKERPVAVCNDISCWSQNRRAVTVLNASS; encoded by the coding sequence ATGAAATATCCTATGCGCATCCTCCAGGGATTAAAGCTGGCTGCGGTGCTTGCGATCGCGCTGTCGATGGGCGCCTGCGCCAACAAGAATCTGGGTGCCGATGCGATGGCCAGCGCCGCGACGCCTGGCAGCCAGCAGGACTTCGTGGTCAACGTCGGCGACCGCGTGTTCTTCGAGAGCGACCAGACCGATCTCACCCCGCAGGCGATCGTGACGCTGGAGAAGCAGGCGCAGTGGCTCCAGACCTATCCGCGCTACTCCTTCACCATTGAAGGTCACGCCGACGAGCGCGGCACCCGCGAATACAACATTGCGCTCGGCGCCCGCCGCGCCCAATCGGTGCGTTCGTTCCTCGCCTCGCGCGGCATCGATGCCAACCGCATGCGCACGATCTCCTACGGCAAGGAGCGGCCGGTCGCCGTTTGTAACGACATCTCCTGCTGGTCGCAGAACCGCCGCGCCGTCACCGTGCTGAACGCGAGCTCTTAA